Proteins co-encoded in one Capsicum annuum cultivar UCD-10X-F1 chromosome 9, UCD10Xv1.1, whole genome shotgun sequence genomic window:
- the LOC107843176 gene encoding rop guanine nucleotide exchange factor 7 has protein sequence MDRPVSHKDKNRQVSVEFQPQLKHFVPLDSCTKSKKENHFSVLKFKVSKSFKNLYQKAKVSNGSGSKRFEFDGIVMTNSVYCGSPGFLDDKMEVLCDGENGGKIESLVCLDEKIGGGGRESCSSSVFLVSVNEELSSSEDSCSPSSIAWHIQEDEVQHCADSVVSEEVEKAYVDKRKLEKQGSCLSEIEMMKERFSKLLLGEDMSGCGNGVCTALAISNAITNLCATLFGQIWRLEPLPPEKKLMWRREMEWLLCVSDHIVELIPSWQTFPDGSKLEVMTSRPRSDLYINLPALRKLDNMLLEILDSFRSTEFWYVDKGILAPESDGSSSSFRNPLPRQEEKWWLPVPRVPLGGLSENARRELQHRRDCTNQILKAAMAINSNSLAEMEVPESYLEGLPKNGKSSLGDLIHRYITSDQFSPECLLDCLDLSSEHQAFEIANRVEASIYVWRRRAHSKPFASTHRSNSKSSWEMVKDLMVDGDKREVLADRAESLLICVKQRFPGLPQTTLDMSKIQYNKDVGKSILESYSRVLESLAFNIIARIDDLLYADDLNKHSDQFVPISKVGIVAHKSMGTPLSVPVNGTPYKTAFTTPSFSPSQHITPAKGERSKNIEGSKLSNRGFGVKKVLTDYLSIDSKRKDDFRRSDSFSSTSQDVSATASTRSSECSREIVSPSTHDSPAKE, from the exons ATGGATAGACCTGTTTCACACAAGGACAAAAATAGACAGGTTTCTGTGGAATTTCAGCCACAGCTAAAGCATTTTGTTCCACTAGACTCATGTACAAAGTCCAAGAAAGAAAACCATTTTTCTGTATTGAAGTTTAAGGTTTCAAAATCTTTCAAGAATTTGTATCAAAAAGCTAAAGTATCAAATGGTTCTGGTAGTAAAAGGTTTGAATTTGATGGCATTGTGATGACCAACTCAGTTTATTGTGGTTCTCCCGGTTTTCTTGATGATAAAATGGAGGTTTTGTGTGATGGGGAAAATGGTGGAAAAATTGAGTCTTTAGTGTGTTTGGATGAAAAGATTGGTGGTGGCGGTAGAGAGAGTTGTTCAAGTTCTGTTTTTTTGGTGTCTGTGAATGAAGAACTTAGTAGTTCTGAGGATTCTTGTTCTCCATCTTCAATTGCTTGGCATATTCAAGAGGATGAGGTGCAGCATTGTGCAGATTCTGTTGTTTCTGAAGAGGTAGAGAAAGCTTATGTAGATAAAAGGAAGTTGGAGAAACAAGGGTCTTGTTTGTCTG AGATCGAAATGATGAAGGAGAGATTCTCAAAGTTGCTGCTGGGAGAAGATATGTCTGGTTGTGGAAATGGGGTATGCACAGCACTCGCAATTTCTAATGCTATCACCAATCTATGTG CTACTCTTTTTGGGCAAATTTGGAGATTAGAACCTTTACCTCCGGAGAAAAAGTTAATGTGGCGGAGAGAAATGGAATGGCTTCTCTGTGTTAGTGATCACATCGTAGAACTCATACCCTCTTGGCAGACATTTCCCGATGGCAGCAAGCTTGAG GTCATGACTTCTAGGCCACGGTCAGATCTTTACATCAACCTCCCAGCACTCCGTAAGCTGGACAATATGCTCCTT GAGATATTAGACAGTTTCCGAAGCACAGAGTTCTGGTATGTTGACAAAGGGATTTTAGCCCCAGAATCCGATGGATCATCATCCTCTTTCAGAAATCCCCTCCCTCGCCAAGAGGAGAAATGGTGGCTTCCAGTTCCTAGAGTTCCCCTTGGTGGCCTCAGTGAAAATGCAAGAAGGGAGTTGCAGCACAGACGTGATTGCACAAACCAAATCCTGAAAGCTGCAATGGCTATTAACAGCAACAGTTTAGCTGAAATGGAGGTGCCTGAATCATATTTGGAAGGCCTTCCTAAG AACGGGAAATCTAGTTTAGGTGATCTCATCCACCGATATATCACTTCGGATCAATTTTCACCTGAATGTTTGCTTGACTGCCTTGATTTGTCTTCTGAGCATCAAGCATTTGAGATCGCAAACAGGGTGGAGGCTTCAATTTATGTGTGGCGCAGAAGAGCTCACTCGAAACCTTTTGCTAGTACGCATAGGTCCAATTCAAAATCCTCATGGGAAATGGTTAAGGATTTGATGGTTGATGGTGATAAAAGGGAGGTACTTGCTGATAGAGCTGAAAGCCTTTTGATTTGCGTAAAGCAACGGTTTCCTGGTCTTCCACAGACAACCTTAGACATGAGCAAAATTCAATATAACAAG GATGTTGGCAAATCTATTTTGGAGAGCTACTCGAGAGTTCTTGAAAGCTTGGCATTCAATATTATTGCACGCATTGATGACCTTCTTTATGCGGATGATTTGAATAAGCATTCGGATCAATTTGTGCCAATCTCCAAAGTCGGTATTGTTGCTCATAAGAGCATGGGGACTCCTCTTTCAGTACCTGTCAATGGCACTCCGTATAAAACAGCTTTTACGACACCAAGCTTTTCTCCTTCCCAACATATTACTCCAGCAAAGGGAGAAAGATCAAAAAACATTGAAGGCAGCAAGCTTTCTAATCGAGGCTTTGGCGTGAAAAAAGTTTTAACTGATTATTTGAGCATCGATTCAAAACGAAAAGATGATTTCAGACGATCAGATTCATTTTCAAGCACATCTCAAGATGTTTCAGCAACTGCATCAACACGCTCTTCAGAATGTTCCAGAGAAATTGTCAGCCCATCGACACATGACTCACCTGCAAAGGAATAA
- the LOC107843177 gene encoding late embryogenesis abundant protein ECP63, giving the protein MQSRREVKEERAEEAAKIAADELSDVNKERRDQSNKNLEHHEHDQQKPGVIGSIIKSVQGTLGHAKDAVTGKAHDTAQVSSDASEATASKTSASDKAEQAREKAGELADHAKEKGQAARDSTAETAKEAKDYTAEKAGEYAEYAKEKGNATKASAVQAKDYAADKAKEAKNSTKEKAKDAKDATAGKMGEYKDYAADKAKEAKDTTTEKAKEAKDTTMQKTGEYKDYTAEKAKEGKDSTVGKLTELKESAADAARRAMDMLTGKKEEANQKAAEIEGAAKEKADDTAEAAKQKAWDAKQAAKEKYNETEEATRRKMDEMKIQEEEKKAGGGGGGIFSAIGSMLAPKHTTEEPTTGGGSKMVVDVDDTRSGKTAATLKMADQVTGQTFNDVGRMDVEGSLAEVEAKDSTGKNVKVKYQK; this is encoded by the exons atgcaGTCAAGAAGAGAAGTGAAAGAAGAGAGAGCAGAAGAAGCTGCAAAAATAGCAGCAGATGAACTAAGTGATGTGAATAAAGAAAGAAGGGATCAAAGTAATAAAAATCTTGAACATCACGAACATGATCAACAAAAGCCTGGTGTTATTGGTAGCATAATCAAATCCGTTCAAGGTACTCTTGGACATGCTAAAGATGCAGTCACAGGCAAAGCCCACGACACCGCTCAAGTCAGCAGCGACGCATCAGAGGCCACCGCTAGTAAAACATCTGCTTCAGATAAGGCAGAACAAGCCAGGGAGAAAGCGGGGGAGCTTGCAGATCATGCAAAGGAGAAGGGCCAAGCAGCTAGAGATTCCACAGCAGAAACAGCAAAAGAAGCTAAGGATTACACCGCGGAGAAAGCGGGGGAGTATGCCGAGTACGCAAAAGAGAAGGGTAACGCTACTAAAGCATCTGCAGTACAAGCAAAAGATTATGCTGCAGACAAAGCGAAGGAAGCGAAGAACTCTACTAAGGAGAAGGCGAAAGATGCAAAGGACGCCACTGCAGGCAAAATGGGAGAGTACAAAGATTACGCTGCAGACAAAGCAAAGGAAGCCAAGGACACTACTACGGAGAAGGCAAAAGAAGCAAAGGACACGACGATGCAGAAGACAGGAGAGTACAAGGATTACACAGCTGAAAAGGCGAAAGAAGGGAAAGATAGTACAGTAGGGAAGTTGACAGAGCTGAAGGAGAGCGCTGCTGATGCCGCGAGGCGGGCGATGGATATGCTTACTGGTAAAAAGGAAGAAGCTAATCAGAAGGCAGCGGAGATTGAGGGAGCGGCGAAGGAGAAGGCGGATGACACAGCGGAAGCGGCTAagcagaaggcatgggatgctaAGCAAGCTGCCAAG GAGAAGTATAATGAAACTGAAGAAGCAACACGAAGAAAAATGGACGAAATGAAGATacaagaagaggagaaaaaagccggtggtggtggtggtggtattttcAGCGCGATTGGAAGCATGTTAGCACCAAAACACACGACCGAAGAGCCTACTACTGGAGGAGGATCGAAGATGGTGGTGGACGTGGATGATACGCGATCAGGTAAGACTGCAGCGACATTGAAAATGGCCGATCAAGTGACCGGCCAGACGTTCAACGACGTTGGAAGAATGGACGTTGAAGGAAGTTTAGCTGAAGTTGAAGCTAAGGATTCAACTGGGAAAAATGTGAAAGTGAAGTACCAAAAATAG